From the genome of Cystobacter fuscus DSM 2262:
TGAGCGCGGCCACGTCCTGCAGCCGGTTGTCCAGGCAGGCCATGCGCAGCGACAGGACGGCCTCGGACTGCTCGCCGCGCAGGCGCGTGGCCTCGCACGTGCTCTGGTGCATGTTGCGCCACGCGATGGTGTACGTGTCGAGCGCGTCGTACACCCGCTGCCAGGTGTCATGGGCGTAGGAGCGCTGGGTGGCGAGGAACGCCTTCTCGATGGCCTTCTGCCGGGGCACATCCCAGACGCCGAGCAGGCGCTCCGCGGCGCCGGTGCACAGGCTCGCCTGGCGCTGGTGCCAGGAGAACCAGGCGAGCGTCCCCGAGCCCACGAGGAGCAGCAGCAAGGCGGCGGCGGACAGCTGGCGGCGGCGCACCTGGGCGGGATCCCGCTCCAGTGTGGCTAAAAGTGTATCCAGGGAGGGGTAACGAGCCTCTGGATCAAGGTAAAGAGCGTGGATCAAGACATCATGCACCCAAGAAGGAACCTTGGAATGGGGAGGGCGCTTGATGCGCCCAGCCAGAACGTTTTCCTTCCGCGCAATAAAGGTATCGCCCTCAAAAGGATGCTCGCCATAAAGAGCCTCCCAGAGAGAGACCGCGAAAGAGAACTGATCGCTGCGGGCGTCTGCTGTGATGCCGAGAAATTGCTCGGGTGCCATATAGGCTGGCGTTCCCAGGAGCGCACCCTTTTGTGTCAGCGATAATTCCAGGGGGTTGGTGGTGGACTTGACGGGCGCCTGGGGGGAAGAAAAAATCCCTTGGTGGGTAGTTGCCGTTTCGATTGAATGCTGGCTGGATGATTCATCGCTCAGCTCTTCACTCTGCCGCACCAAACCAAAGTCAGTAACCCGTACCCTACCAGCCTGATCGATCAGCACGTTGTCTGGCTTGAAGTCGCGGTGGACCAAACCAGTCGAGTGAGCCGCCGCCAGCCCTCTCCCCGCCGCCAGAAACACATCCAGAATTACACGCCAGGATGGAGACTGCCGCGCACGCCATTGCCGCAGCGTTTGCCCCTGCACATACTCCATGGCGATGAAAAGTGAACCGTCCTCCAATGTTCCCGCGTCGTATATGGCCATCACATTGGGGTGCGAGAGACGAGCCATAGCCATGGCCTCACGCACCTGACGAGCCTTGTGTTCGCTAGCGTTGTCTCCTTGGCGCGCTCTCTCATGGCGAAGCAGCTTGATGGCCACGCGCCTATCCAAACGTGCGTCGTAGGCAGCCATCACAACGCCCATTCCGCCCTGCCCAAGTTGGTGGAGAATGGTGTAGCGGCTTGCCAGAGTATTCTCAGGAGCCGATGACAATGATGCGGAGATCGCCTTCGCCCAAGGAAGGTTGGGAGCTTTGCCCAATTCGGGAAATGCAGGGGCAATCCGAATCGGATCCACAGTGTGTGTCTCACCCAACTCATCCACTGCCGGGATGGCTACCTCGCCAGACTCCTGCTTTTCCATGATACGGACCTCGCTCATGCACGCGTAACGGCAGCATATCACTGGAGCTGGGCTTGTAGCTGTTCAGTGCGCCGAGGCATGACAAGGGTCAAGCCTGAGCCATCACCTCATTTTAGCAGGGGAGCAAGGGAGGGCTGTGCAGACTGATTGGCGCAAGAAGTAGGACGGGCATGATTACTGCTGCGGTTATGCGCAAGCCACACCTCAATAACCAGCAGGTGCACGCTCTCCTGGAGTCACTCTTCGAATGTGATTATTACCAAGCCATCCCCATGATGCCCGAAGACAAGCGGCTCCCCTTGATGGCTCGATTTGCCGAGTTGCTGGAGAGAACAGCCCATACTTCGAGAAACCTCAGGTCCAACATGTCTGATATGAGGGGATGCACCAGGGGTCGAGCTTGACTTCCTGAAGCTCATCAGTGGAGGCGGCGGGAAGCGAACCCGCCGCCCTCGTGCCCGGCTCAGCGCACCGGAGGCGGATTGCGCTCGGTGAAGCCGCGCTGGTGGAAGTAGGGGTAGGCCAGCGTCGTGGCGCTCGCCGCGTCCAGACGCTCCACCTGCTCGGGCGTCAGGTTCCAGCCCACCGCCGCCAGGTTCTGCCGCAGCTGCTCCTCGTTGCGCGCGCCGATGATGACGTTGGACACCGTCGGCCGCCGCAGCAGCCAGTTGATGGCAACCTGTGGCACCGTCTTGCCCGTCTCCTTCGCCACCTCGTCCAGCGCATCCACGACCCGGTAGAGGTACTCGTCCTCCACCGGCGGGCCCCCCTGCACCGTCGTCTCCGAGCGCATGCGGCTGGTCTCCGGCGGCGGCTGGCCCCGGCGGATCTTCCCCGTCAGCCGGCCCCACCCCAGCGGACTCCAGACGATGGCGCCCACGCCCTGGTCCAGCCCCAGCGGCATCAGCTCCCACTCGTAGCTGCGCCCGATGAGCGAGTAGTACGCCTGGTGCGCCACGTAGCGCGCCCAGCCATACTTCTCGGACACGGCCAGCGACTTCATCAGGTGCCAGCCCGAGAAGTTCGAGCAGCCGATGTAGCGGATCTTCCCCGCGCGCACGAGGTCATCCAGACAGCTCAGCGTCTCCTCCACGGGCGTGGAGGCGTCGAAGCCGTGCAGTTGGTAGATGTCGATGTAGTCGGTGCCCAGCCGCTTCAGACTGCCCTCGACGCCGCGGATGAGGTGGTAGCGAGAGGAGCCCACGTCGTTGGCGCCCTCTCCCATGCGGAACGTGCCCTTGGTCGAGATGATGACCCGATCGCGACGGCCCTTGAGGGCCTGCCCCAGAATCTCCTCCGCGAGGCCGTCGGAGTAGACGTCGGCCGAGTCGAACATGGTGAGCCCCGCCTCGAGCGAGATGTCGACCAGCCGCGTGGCCTCCGCGACCCCCGAGTTGCCAAAGCCCTTGAAGAACTCGTTGGCTCCGCCAAACGTCCCCGTGCCCAGGCTCAACACGGGGACCTTGAACCCTGAACCACCCAACCGTCTGTATTCCATGTGGCCTGATGCTCCTGAGAAAGGGGCGCGGATGGCGCCGCCAGCCCCGGTGCTTTCCCTCATCCCGCACCGGGCGCCAAGCAGCGCCCCCCGGCCGCTTCCTATTGGAGAACAGTCCGCGCGTTGCGCCTCACGGCGAGCTGACAGTGCCCCAGCTCAGGAACGAGTCGTCCGAGCGCAACACCACGGTGTGTTGGGCTCCCGCGGAGAGCGCCACGAAGCTCGAGAGCGTGGGACCCGCCCCTGGCTGGGAGCGGGAGTTCAGGGTGCCATCGCCGAGCTGTCCCGCGGAGTTGTTGCCCCAGGACCACACCTTGCCGGGCGTGAGCGCGAGGGAGAACGAGGCGCCCGCCACGAGGCCCTGGACGCCCGAGAGGCCCGACACCTGGACGGGCCGCGTGCGCGAAGTGGTGGTGCCATCGCCGAGCTGCCCCGAGCCATTGGCCCCCCAGGCCCACACCACGCCCCCTTCCGCCAACGCGAGCGAGTGCTGGGCTCCAGAGGCAATGGCCTGGACCCCCGAGAGCGTCGACACGAAGACCGGGAGGGTGCGCGAGGTGGTGGTGCCATCGCCGAGCTGTCCGGAGCCGTTGGCCCCCCAGGCCCACACCGTCCCATCGGCGCGCACCGCCAGGGAGTGTCCGGAGCCGCCCGCGACGGCCACGACATCGACGAGCTCCTTCACCTGCATGGGGACGGCGCGCGAGGTGGTGGTGCCATCGCCGAGCTGCCCGGAGCCGTTGGCCCCCCAGGCCCACACCGTCCCATCGGCGCGCACCGCCAGGGCATGGTCACTGCCCGCGGCGATCGCCACGACATGGGCGAGGCCAGGCACCCGCGCCGGCGCGGTCCGTGCCGTGACAGCGCCATCGCCGAGCTGCCCGGAGCCATTGTCCCCCCAGGCCCACACGCCGCCATCACAGCTCAACGCCAGGGAGAAGAGCGCCCCGGCGGCCACGGCCTCGATGCACTCGGGCCCGGTGAGCCAGCGCGGGGACGTCTGGGTGGCCGAGCCCTCGTAGCCGAGCTGTCCCCGGGAGTTGCTCCCAAAGCTGAACACGGAGCCGTCGGAGGACACGGCCAGCACATGCTGGGCGCCCGAGGCGAGCGGCACGGTGCGCGGATAGCCCACGGCCTGCACCGGCACGGGCGAGGCACTGGTGGCGCCGTTGCCGAGCTGTCCGAGGGAGTTGTCGCCCCAGGCCCAGACGGTGCCATCCGCGCGCAGCGCGAAGGTCGTGCGCAGGCCGGACGCGAAGCCCTGGACGCGCGCGAAGCTCGGTACCCGCCGGGGCGTACTCTCCGAAACCAGGGTGCCATTGCCGAGCTGGCCGGAGACATTTCGGCCCCAGGCCCAGAGCATGCCCGTGGTGTCGAGCGCCACCGTGTGGCTGCCCCGGGTGGAGAGCGCGACGAGGGTGGCCGGCAGGGAGACGCGCGCGGGCACCGGGCGCGCGGTGGTGGTGCCATCGCCGAGCTGACCGTTGCTGTTCTCGCCCCAGGTCCACACCGAGCCGTCCGCTCCCAGCGCCACCGAGTAGGAGGGACCCGCCACGATGGCCTGGATGCCCGCCGGCAGGCCGCTCACCCGCCCCGGTACGTTGCGCGAGGTGGTGGAGCCATCCCCCAGCTGTCCGTAGACGTTGTCGCCCCAGGCCCACACCTGGCCCGAGCTGTCCAGCGCCAGCGAATGGAAGAGGCCGGCCGCCACGTGGGTGATGACCGCGAGGCCGGGCACCACGGCGGGGGCCCTCGGGCCGCGCGGAGTCGCTCCCGCGCCGAGCTGGCCATAGCTGTTGTCACCCCAGGTCCACACCGTGCCATCGGAGCGCAGCGCCAGCGAGTGGTAGGTGCCCGCGGCGATCTCCGTGGCCCCCGCCACCCCGGGCACCTGGGCGGGGCTGGGGCGCCGGCCACCGGAGGTGTCCCCGAGCTGGCCATAGGCGTTGTCCCCCCAGGCCCACACCGTGCCATCGGAGCGCAGCGCCAGCGAGTGGTAGCTGGAGGCGGAGAGGGCCCGCACGGACGTCAGGGTGGAAGACAGCCGCACCGGCGCCGGCCGGGAAACGAGGGTCCCGTCGCCGAGCTGGCCATAGGTGTTGTCGCCCCACGCCCAGACCGAGCCATCCGCCTGCCGCAGGAAGACATGGTGGTCACCGGCCGCCAGGGACGCGCCCGCCGTGAGCGATGGGACGCGGCCCGGAAGCGCTCGCACGCTCGAGCTGCCATTGCCCAGCTGACCGGAGCCATTGGCGCCCCAGCCCAGGGTGACGTTGTCTCCGCGCCCCACCAGCGAGAAGGCATTGCCGCACGCGAGGGCCTGGGCATCCGAGACCCCCGACACCCGCACCGGGACGCGCTGGACGCTGGTCCCCGTCTGGGCCGTCTGGGCCTGGGCGTTGTCTCCCCAGGCCCACACCGAGTCATCGCCGCGCAGGGCGAGCGAGTGGGAGGTACCGCTGGCGAGCGCGACGACCTGGGTGAGGCCGGGCACCTCCAGGGGCAGCAGGGAGGAGACATCGCCGCCATTGCCTAGCTGGCCATAGGTGTTGTCCCCCCAGGCCCAGACCTTGCCGCCCAGGGTGGTGGAGGACGCCGCCACGCTGTGCGAGCCCCCTCCCGCCAGGGCCACGATGCCCGTGAGACCCGACACCCGCACCGGCGTGGAGCGCGAGTCGAGGGTGCCGTCGCCCAGCTGGCCGGAGTAATTCCCACCCCAGGCCCACACCGTGCCATCCCTCTTGAGCGCCAGGGAGTGGAAGTCACCGGCGGCGATGGCCACCACCTCCGTCAGCCCGGCCACCTTCGCCGGAGTGGAGCGGCTGGTGGACGAGCCATCTCCGAGTTGTCCGGTGGTGTTGTTGCCCCAGGCCCACACCGCCCCGTTGATCAGCGCCAGGGAGTGCAGATTGCCAGCGGCGATGGCCGTCACGCCCGTGAGCCCCGCCACCTGGGCCGGCACCGAGCGCTGCGAGACGCCGTCACCCAACTGTCCATCCGTGTTGGTGCCCCAGGTCCAGACGGTGCCCTCCTCGCGCAACGCCATCGAGTGGGTGTTGCCGGCGGCGACGGCCGTCACCCCCGTGAGCCCCACCACCTGCGTGGGCGTCGAGTGCTGGAGCGTGGAGCCCTCGCCCAACTGCCCCTGGGCGTTGGCGCCCCAGGCCCAGACCGTGCCCGCCGGCGTCACGTACAACGAGTGGTTCAACCCCGCCGCGAGGCGGTAGGGCCGGCCCTGCACGGAGATGGCCGGAGCGCGCCGTTGCCCAGGCACCCAGGCCCGACCGCCCTCCTCTCCCACGCCACAGCCGACGCCAGGCAAGAGCACGACCAGAAGGAGCGCGACCAGGGAGCTCCTCGACGAAAGTTGTTGCATCCTGAAATCCTTTTCTCCGTGCCTCGAACGGGGGCCGGGCACGCGAAGGGGGTCCTCCAGCGGCCTTTCGGGGGTGGGGAAGACCGCTGGCTTTCGGGGCGGGAACACCGCACCTGGACCAGGAATAGCCGTATATGTGGATAAATACGATAGAGTTTCAACTGGGTGGGAGGAGACTCGCCCGAGGAGTGGGGGTCCACCCGGCCCCGGGTGGCGAGCGCCAGGGGGTCCGGTGGACGAAGGAAAGCGCGTGCCTCCGGGGCGGGCGCCCGCGAGGCGGCTGCACAACCCGCGGGGAGATGACTAGGGTGAGCCTCCCATGACGGTCTCCCCTTCCCGCCGACAGGCCGCGCTGGCGGCGCTCGCGCTCGATGACGACGCCCTGCTGCGGGCCTGCGAGGTGGAGTACTTCATCGCCTCCGGCCCGGGCGGCCAGCACCGCAACACCACCGCCAGCGGCGTGCGGATGACGCATCCCCCCACCGAGCTGTCCGTCACCGCCACCGAGCGCCGCAGCCAGACGCAAAACAAGGGCGCCGCGCTCGAGCGGCTGCGCGCGGGACTCCAGGCGCTCACGTATGTGCCCAAGAAGCGCCATAAAACCCAACCCACCAAGGGCTCCCAGCGGCGCCGCCTGGACGCGAAGAAGCGCGTGGGAGAGAAGAAGGCGCGGCGCAACAACAAGGATGGCTGGTAGGGGAACACGCATGCCCACCCTGGAAGATGCCCTGGAGCTCGCGGTGCGGGCCCACCGTGGCCAGCGCGACAAGGCCGGACAGCCCTACATCCTCCACCCGCTCCGGGTGATGGCGCGGCTGGACACCGAGACGGAGCGCATGGTCGCGCTGCTGCACGACGTGGTGGAGGACACGCCCTATACGTTGGAGCGGCTGCGCGAGCTGGGCTACGGCGAGGACGTGCTGGGCGCGCTGGAGCGGCTCACCAAGGCCGAGGGCGAGGACTACGCGGCCTTCATCGAGCGGGTGCGGCCCCACCCCCTGGCGCGCCGGGTGAAGCTGGCGGATCTCGAGGACAACATGGACGTGCGGCGGCTGCCCGCCGTCACGGCGAAGGACGCGGAGCGGCTGGCGCGCTACCGGGCCGCCTGGGCGCGGTTGAAGGACACCTGACGCGCCGCTCATGCCAGGGGCCATGGCCGGCGCGACGGCATACAACGCCACCCCCACCTCATGGCGAATCCTCGCCAGCTCCAGGCAGCCGCATGGAATGTCCCCCCTCCCGGGAAGAATCCCTCCCAGGACGTGAGGCCAGAATAACCTGGATTCGCCGAACTGAAAACACCCTCCGGGAGACAAGTGGATGCGCCGGAGGGCGGAGCGCGTCAGTTCAGGGAGTCCTTGAACACGCCGCGCCGGGCGCCGAACGCGTCGAGGAACAGGCGTTGCTCCTGCTGAGACCGGGGGGGACGGTCCGCGAGGAACTCCGCGAGGGCGTGCGTCACCGCCCTGGGCGCGCTCAGGTGGGGCAGGTGGCCGCGCGCGTCAATCCGCGTCAGCTGCGCGAGCGGAATATGCTCGGCCATGTAGAGGCCGACCTCGTCGGGCACGGCGAAGTCCGCGCCGGACTGGAGGATGAGCGTGGGTGTCTTCAGTCGTGGCAGCTCCGCGCGCAGGTCGGACTCGAAGATGACGCGCGCGCTCGCCAGGGCGATGTCCGGGCGCATGGCGGAGAGCGTCCGGGCGAACTCCCGCGCCAGCTCCGGCATCTCCGGCATGTTCACCACCTGCTCGGCGAAGCCTCCCGCCCAGGCGAGGAAGTTGGCCGACATGGTGGCGTAGAGCGTGTCGAGCTGGGAGCGCTCGAAGCCCCCCACGTAGCCCACGTCATTGAGGTAGCGCGGCGAGGCCTTGACGAAGACGAGCCGCTGGAAGCGCCGCGGCTCGGCGAGCGCCGCCAGCATGCCCACCATTCCGCTCACGGAATGCCCCACCAGGGTGACATCGCGCAGGTCCAACTCCTCACACAGCTCCAGCACGTCCTCCGCGTGGCCGTGAATCCTGCCGTGGCGCTGCGCGCTATAGGCATTGAAGTCCGACCGGCCGCACCCCACGTGATCGAAGAGGATGATTTGGTATTGGCTCTTGAAGGCCGCCACCTGATGCCGCCAGGCGCGCTGATCCGAACCAAAGCCATGGGCGAAGATGAGCGGCGGGCCCATGGCGCCCATGACCCGCACATTGAGCCGATCGTAGATGGACTGACGCATTGCGTTCCCCCCTGTAAAAACTTGACGGGCCAGCCTACTACGCACGGCGAACCCCCCGGAAGAGCCCCCCACCGCAAGACGAACGGCCCGGTGCACTCCCGAAGGAGCACACCGGGCCGTCATGGACTCGGACTCACACGTCCGCGTGAGCCTCAGCCCTTGGCGAGCTGGCGCATGACGTAGAGCAGGATGCCGCCGTGGCGGTAGTAGTCCAGCTCGTTGGGCGTGTCGATGCGGCAGAGCGCCGTGAACTCCTTGGTGCCGCCCTCGCCCGTGGCCTTCACGGTGAGCTTCTTCTGCGGCGCGAGCCCGTCGGCCACGCCGGTGATCTCGAACGTCTCGTGGCCGGTGAGACCCAGCGACTGCGCGTCCTGGCCCGCCTCGAACTGCAGAGGCAGCACGCCCATGCCGATGAGGTTGGAGCGGTGGATGCGCTCGAAGCTCTTGGCGATGACCGCCTTGATGCCGAGCATCGCCGTGCCCTTGGCCGCCCAGTCGCGGCTGGAGCCCGTGCCGTACTCGGCGCCCGCGAGCACCACCAGCGGCGTGCCCTCCTGCTGGTACTTCACCGAGGCGTCGTAGATGCTCGTGCGCTCGCGCGTGGGGATGTGCACGGTGACGCCCCCCTCCACGCCCGGCACGAGCAGGTTCTTCAGGCGGATGTTGGCGAAGGTGCCGCGCACCATCACCTCGTGGTTGCCGCGGCGCGCCCCGTAGGAGTTGAAGTCCTTGGGCTCCACGCCCTGCTCCATGAGGTAGCGGGCCGCGGGGCTCGTCTTGGCGATGTTGCCCGCGGGCGAGATGTGGTCCGTGGTCACCGAGTCACCCAGGAGCGCGAGCACCCGCGCGCCCTTGATGTCGGCGAGCGGCTTGGGCTCGGCGGGGATGTTCTCCAGGAAGGACGGCTTGCGCACGTAGGTGGACTTGGGGTCCCACTTGAACGTGCTGCCGCCATCCACCTTGAGCTGCTGCCAGAGCGCGTCGCCTTCCATGGCGCGCGAGTACTGGTGGCGGAACTGCTCGGGCTTCACCGCGGTGGCGATGGCCTCGCGGATCTCCTCGTTGGTGGGCCAGATGTCCTTGAGGAACACCGGCTTGCCGTTGCGGTCCGTGCCCAGCGGCTCCTTGTTCAGGTCCTTGCCCACCACGCCCGCCAGCGCGTACGCCACCACCAGCGGCGGCGAGGCCAGGTAGTTCATGCGCACGTGCGGGTTGATGCGGCCCTCGAAGTTGCGGTTGCCGCTGAGCACCGCGGCCACCACCAGGTCACCCACCGTGACGGCCTCGGCCACGGGATCCGGCAGGGGGCCGGAGTTGCCGATGCAGGTGGCGCAGCCATAGCCCACCACGTGGAAGCCGAGCGCCTCCAGGTAGGGCATGAGGCCGGCCTCCTTGAGGTAGTCCGTCACCACGCGGCTGCCGGGGGCGAGGCTCGTCTTCACCCAGGGCTGCACGTTGATGCCGCGCTCCACCGCCTTCTTGGCGAGGAGGCCCGCGCCCAGGAGCACCGCCGGGTTGGAGGTGTTGGTGCACGAGGTGATGGAGGCGATGACCACCGCGCCGTGGCCGATCTCGTAGGACTGGGGACCGTTCTTCACGGTGACGGTCTGCGCCAGACGCTCGGGGGGCACCGGGGCCGCGGGGGCCTTGGCCTTGCCGCCCCCCTCGTCGTCCTCGCCCTTGCTCTTGCCCGCGGCGAGCATCTCCACGAGCGACTTCTCGTAGGAGGCCTTCATGTCCGTGAGCGGCACCCGGTCCTGCGGGCGCTTGGGGCCGGCGAGGCTGGGGACGACCGTGGACAAGTCCAGGGTGAGCGTGTCGGTGAAGACGGGCTCGGGGCTGCTCGCCGTGTGGAAGAGGCCCTGCTCCTTGAAGTAGGCCTCGGCGAGCGCCACCGTCTCGGCCGGACGGCCGGTGAAGCGCAGGTAGTTGAGGCTCTCCTCATCCACCGGGAAGAAGCCGATGGTGGCCCCGTACTCGGGCGCCATGTTGGCGATGGTGGCGCGGTCCGGCAGGGACAGGCCGGTGATGCCCTCGCCGAAGAACTCGACGAACTTGCCCACCACGCCGCGCTTGCGCAGCATCTGCGTGACGGTGAGCACCAAGTCGGTCGCCGTGGCGCCCGCGGGCAGCTTGCCGGTGAGCTTGAAGCCCACCACCTGGGGAATGAGCATGGTGATGGGCTGGCCGAGCAGCACCGCCTCGGCCTCGATGCCGCCCACGCCCCAGCCCACCACGCCCAGGCCGTTGATCATCGTGGTGTGGCTGTCGGTGCCCACCAGCGTGTCCGGGTACAGCAGGTTGCCCTGACGGAAGGCCACCTGGGCCAGGTACTCCAGGTTCACCTGGTGGCAGATGCCCACGTCCGGCGGCACCGCGCGGAAGTTCTTGAAGGCGTTCTGGCCCCAGCGCAGGAAGGCGTAGCGCTCCTGGTTGCGCTCGAACTCCAGTTCCGCGTTGGCGCGGAACGCGTCCGTGGTGCCGAACACGTCCACCTGGAAGGAGTGGTCGATGACCAGGTCGGCCGGGTTGCGCGGGTTGATCTTCGTGGGATCTCCCCCCAGGGCCGCGAGCGCCTCGCGCATGGCGGCCATGTCCACCACCGCGGGCACGCCGGTGAAGTCCTGCAGGAGCACGCGCGCCGGGTGGAAGGAGATCTCCGTGTCGGGCTCGGCCTTCGGGTCCCACGCGAGCAGCTTGTCCACGTGCTCGCGCTTGACCACGCGGCCATCTTCGTTACGCAGCAGGTTCTCGAGCAGGATCTTCAGCGAGAAGGGCAGCCGAGCCACGGACGCGTGGTCCTTGCCCACCTTGGCGAGACTGTAGAAGTCATAGGAAGCCGAGCCCACCTTGAGCTGGCTCTTGCTCTTGAAGCTGTCCGTCATTGTCGGTGCCGTCCTTCTTTCCCACAGGAGGAATCGGGAATCTGAACCTGGGAATCCGAATCTGATTCCGAATCTGAATCTGCGAATCTGCCGTCTTCTAGGCTCGCCGCCAGCGGCATGCAAAGGGATCCTTCGTCCGGCGGACTCAACCTTCCGCGAGCAGACGGGCCGTGCGCGCCAGGCGCTCCTTGGCCATCTGCATCAACACTTCCCGCATGGAGGGCTGACTGGAGCTGAGGCGCTCGAACGCCGGGCGGCCCAGCTTGAGCAACACGCTGGGGACGTCCGCTCGCACCGTGGCCGTCACCGACTGGTCCAACAGCAGGGAGATCTCCCCGAAAACATCCCCCTCGCGCAAGAGGGCCAGGGGCGTCTCGCTGCCGTCCGGGTGGACGTGAAAGGGCGTGCACCGGCCCCGCATCAACAGGTAGAGCCCGTCCCCCTTCTCCCCAGCGTGCAGCAACGTGGCCCCCGCCGCCACCCGCTGGAGCTGGAACTCGCGGGAGAAGAGCCGCCGCTGCTCGTGGCGCAGGGACGAGAAGAGCGGGTGGGTGCGCAGCAGGTGGTCCGCCGCGCGCTTGCGGCAGAAGGCCCGGACGATCCGATCCACCAGGGGGAAGCGCTGGGCGAGCTCCGTGAAGCGCGCCCGCGTCAGCTCCAGGAGGATCGACGGCACCGACGGCATCACCGAGGACAGCCGGGGACCCTCGGTGATGAGGGCCATCTCCCCGAACACCCCCCCCTCCACGATCGGCCCCTCCTGCGGTCCCCTCCCCTCCAGCAGCCGCAGCACGTCCCCGCGGCCCTCCACCATGAAGAACATGGACGCGCCCTGGTCCCCCTCGCGAATCACCGGGAAGCCCGTCACGTACGTGCGCACCTCCACCGCCTCGAGCAGCGCCACGAACGCGTCCTGGCCCAGCATCGAGAAGAGCGGCACCGCCACGGGATCCTCCCGGTCCGGCAGCAGCTCGAGCTCCTGGGAGAGCAACTCGCCCGAGGCCTCCACGGGAGCGGGGGGGTAGCGCGCGTAGAGCTGGGCGATGAAGAGCTGGGTGCGGGTATGACCCGGATCGAGCCGCATCAACTCCTTGCATGCCACGATGGCGCGTAGCAGCT
Proteins encoded in this window:
- a CDS encoding cyclic nucleotide-binding domain-containing protein; this encodes MATRLAERGRVGAALAEIRRLEKQTSAREAATVCEALARHWAQGSQLLRAIVACKELMRLDPGHTRTQLFIAQLYARYPPAPVEASGELLSQELELLPDREDPVAVPLFSMLGQDAFVALLEAVEVRTYVTGFPVIREGDQGASMFFMVEGRGDVLRLLEGRGPQEGPIVEGGVFGEMALITEGPRLSSVMPSVPSILLELTRARFTELAQRFPLVDRIVRAFCRKRAADHLLRTHPLFSSLRHEQRRLFSREFQLQRVAAGATLLHAGEKGDGLYLLMRGRCTPFHVHPDGSETPLALLREGDVFGEISLLLDQSVTATVRADVPSVLLKLGRPAFERLSSSQPSMREVLMQMAKERLARTARLLAEG